A window of Costertonia aggregata contains these coding sequences:
- a CDS encoding glycoside hydrolase family 31 protein encodes MITNTELEYKGNLYPNHIVHFEQDNEKLSFTTENGVILQVTILRGSVIRFRYATDYNFEPDFSYAIDPDATLGYSTLEVTDTATEYLIKTARVIVLIDKKTLRVQISDLEGNIINEDELGFHWEENYEFGGNTVKMSKITQTGESFYGMGDKATHSNLKGKRVHNWVTDQYAYGKDQDPLYKAIPFFIGLSNNKAYGIFFDNSFKTHFDFAHERRNTTSFWADGGEMNYYFFYGPDMPKVVSAYSNLTGTPELPPLWALGFHQSKWSYYPESNVKEIAKQFRDLKIPCDAIYLDIDYMDGFRCFTWDKNHFPDPKRMIAELEEDGFKTVVMIDPGIKIDKNYWVYNEALENDYFCKRGDGPLMHGKVWPGECNFPDFTNPEVREWWADLYKEFMSDLGVHAVWNDMNEPAVMEVPTKTAPLDTRHNYDGHPCTHRKAHNVYGMQMVRATYDGVKKHVFPKRPFVITRAAYSGTQRYSSTWTGDNVATWEHLWIANVQMQRMSMSGYSFVGSDIGGFAEQPDGELFARWIQLGIFHPFCRVHSSGDHGSQEPWSFDVEITDIVRKFIELRYQLLPYLYTMFWKYSKEQKPMLQPLVLFDQEDTQTHFRTDEFIFGEKILVAPIQEPNAQGRRMYIPRGKWYDFWTDERIEGGKEKWVPAALDKIPVYIKEGAIIPKYPVQQYVGEIQIEELILDIYYKEGVENSEVYEDAENGYDYKKGRYSLRNFKLTGKSKSLSIQQFKDGDFVTSYETFKLNLHGLPFNIERIQVDNEDVVLKDMRPNGDNTMYIDKNFTTLHIIGK; translated from the coding sequence ATGATCACAAATACCGAACTTGAATACAAGGGGAATTTATATCCCAACCATATCGTTCATTTTGAGCAGGACAATGAAAAACTTTCATTTACCACTGAGAACGGGGTCATTCTCCAAGTGACTATTCTCAGGGGAAGTGTCATACGTTTTAGATATGCTACGGATTATAATTTTGAGCCCGACTTCTCTTATGCCATAGACCCTGACGCTACATTGGGTTATAGTACCTTGGAGGTTACCGACACTGCGACGGAATACCTCATAAAAACGGCGAGAGTCATCGTCTTGATCGACAAAAAGACCTTACGTGTTCAAATATCGGATTTAGAGGGCAATATCATAAACGAAGATGAATTGGGCTTTCACTGGGAAGAAAATTACGAGTTTGGCGGCAATACGGTAAAAATGAGCAAAATAACCCAGACCGGGGAGAGCTTTTACGGTATGGGCGATAAGGCTACACATAGTAATCTCAAAGGAAAACGGGTTCATAATTGGGTGACCGACCAATATGCATACGGTAAGGATCAAGACCCGTTGTATAAGGCCATTCCGTTTTTTATTGGTTTAAGTAACAACAAAGCCTATGGTATTTTCTTTGATAATAGTTTTAAGACCCATTTTGATTTTGCCCACGAACGCAGGAATACAACCAGTTTTTGGGCCGATGGGGGAGAGATGAACTATTATTTTTTCTATGGGCCAGATATGCCCAAAGTAGTAAGCGCATATTCAAATTTGACGGGAACGCCCGAACTTCCACCTTTATGGGCTTTGGGTTTTCATCAATCCAAATGGAGCTACTATCCGGAGAGCAATGTAAAGGAAATCGCAAAACAATTTAGGGACTTAAAAATACCTTGTGATGCCATTTATTTGGATATAGATTATATGGATGGTTTTAGATGTTTTACTTGGGACAAAAATCATTTTCCCGACCCAAAGCGAATGATCGCCGAATTGGAAGAAGATGGTTTTAAGACCGTTGTCATGATTGACCCGGGAATTAAGATAGATAAGAACTATTGGGTGTACAATGAAGCTTTGGAAAATGATTACTTCTGTAAGCGTGGTGATGGTCCCTTAATGCATGGCAAAGTCTGGCCTGGGGAGTGTAATTTCCCCGATTTTACCAATCCCGAAGTACGCGAATGGTGGGCTGATCTATACAAGGAATTCATGTCGGATTTGGGAGTTCATGCTGTTTGGAACGATATGAACGAACCTGCCGTGATGGAAGTGCCCACAAAGACAGCTCCTTTGGATACGCGCCATAATTATGATGGCCACCCCTGTACCCATAGGAAAGCCCATAACGTGTATGGTATGCAAATGGTACGTGCAACCTATGATGGTGTTAAAAAGCACGTATTTCCCAAAAGGCCTTTTGTCATAACCCGTGCCGCGTATTCCGGTACGCAACGCTATTCCTCAACATGGACAGGCGATAACGTAGCCACGTGGGAACATTTATGGATTGCCAATGTTCAAATGCAGCGCATGTCAATGAGCGGTTATTCGTTCGTAGGTTCCGATATCGGTGGTTTTGCAGAGCAGCCTGACGGTGAATTGTTTGCCCGGTGGATACAATTGGGTATTTTCCATCCTTTCTGCCGTGTGCATTCCAGTGGTGATCATGGCAGTCAAGAACCGTGGTCATTTGATGTAGAGATAACCGATATTGTGCGCAAGTTTATAGAATTACGTTATCAATTATTACCGTATTTGTATACCATGTTCTGGAAATATTCCAAAGAACAAAAACCCATGTTGCAACCCTTGGTGCTTTTTGATCAGGAAGATACGCAGACGCATTTTAGAACAGATGAATTTATTTTTGGTGAGAAAATTTTGGTAGCTCCCATACAGGAACCCAATGCACAGGGTCGAAGAATGTATATTCCCAGGGGAAAATGGTATGATTTCTGGACAGACGAACGTATAGAGGGCGGTAAGGAAAAATGGGTTCCCGCTGCACTGGATAAAATCCCCGTATATATAAAAGAGGGAGCCATCATACCTAAATATCCGGTACAACAATATGTGGGTGAAATACAAATTGAAGAGTTGATATTGGATATATATTACAAAGAAGGTGTAGAAAACTCCGAAGTATATGAGGATGCTGAAAATGGGTATGATTATAAAAAAGGAAGATATAGCTTACGTAATTTCAAGCTAACGGGAAAATCAAAATCCTTGAGTATACAACAGTTTAAAGATGGTGACTTTGTGACTTCCTACGAAACCTTTAAGTTGAACCTGCACGGTCTTCCTTTTAACATCGAAAGAATACAAGTGGATAATGAGGATGTGGTGCTAAAGGACATGCGACCCAATGGTGATAACACCATGTATATTGATAAAAACTTCACTACGCTGCACATTATCGGGAAATAA
- a CDS encoding M48 family metallopeptidase, which yields MKKIILVFAIFFGITACKTNPFTGKKTLNFYPNSQIFPMAFAQYDQFLNENNVVESTSEAQMITKVGQRISSAAERWLTANGYPGYLKDYKWEYKLVKDETVNAWCMPGGKIVFYTGIMPICDGETGVAVVMGHEVAHALADHGAQRMSAGMVQQLGAVAGNVAIKDPQKRNIFNQSYGIVSSVGGMLPFSRSHETEADRIGLQIMAIAGYNPDEAADLWRRMKAKSGGQASPEFMSTHPSNDTRISNLTQWAPLAKQEAAKFGVTSFR from the coding sequence ATGAAAAAAATAATATTGGTATTCGCCATTTTTTTTGGTATCACCGCATGTAAAACAAATCCGTTTACCGGGAAGAAAACACTAAATTTTTATCCGAATAGTCAAATATTCCCCATGGCCTTTGCTCAATATGACCAGTTTTTGAACGAGAACAATGTCGTTGAGAGTACTTCCGAAGCGCAGATGATAACCAAGGTTGGCCAAAGAATATCTTCGGCAGCGGAGCGGTGGTTGACCGCTAATGGGTACCCAGGCTATTTGAAGGATTATAAATGGGAATATAAATTGGTTAAAGACGAGACCGTGAACGCATGGTGTATGCCAGGGGGTAAAATCGTTTTTTATACCGGAATAATGCCTATTTGCGATGGTGAGACCGGAGTTGCCGTTGTCATGGGCCACGAGGTTGCCCACGCACTGGCAGACCATGGAGCGCAACGTATGAGTGCGGGTATGGTTCAACAATTGGGCGCGGTTGCGGGCAATGTGGCCATTAAAGATCCGCAAAAGCGAAATATCTTCAATCAATCTTATGGGATAGTATCCTCAGTAGGAGGTATGCTCCCATTTAGTAGAAGTCATGAGACCGAGGCAGATAGGATCGGTCTTCAAATAATGGCGATTGCCGGTTACAATCCCGATGAGGCCGCAGATTTATGGAGACGTATGAAAGCAAAGAGTGGAGGACAGGCATCACCTGAATTTATGAGTACACACCCTTCAAATGATACCAGAATCAGTAATTTAACGCAATGGGCCCCTTTGGCCAAGCAAGAAGCTGCTAAGTTTGGCGTTACTTCTTTCAGATAA
- a CDS encoding MFS transporter, with product MVKALAIKGSKKLLNAWAFYDWANSVYSLVIASAVFPIFYGALFRVAEIEKVTVFGGEIARAPLISYTTSAAFLFIAIITPLLSGIADYLGNKKVFMKFFCYLGGISCIGLYWFSLENIYLGLICYFFGLVGFWVSFAINNSYLPDVAFPEQQDRISAKGFSMGYIGSVILLLFNLAMVMKPDFFGITSDESGAAEIKAMKYSFVSVGIWWIIFAQYTFYHLPKGYKKEGERKNIILNGFKELKGVWQQLGNEVRLKRYLGAFFVYSMAVQTVMLIATYFGEEEIDWGSDSERTTGLIISILVIQIVAILGATVTAWASNAFGNIRTLVFVNILWILICIYAYFVITPNDFYIAAGCVGLVMGGIQALSRSTYSKFIPDTTDTTSFFSFYDVSEKIGIVIGTFMYGFIAQLTGSMRNATIFLGLFFLVGVLILMRVPKRD from the coding sequence ATGGTCAAGGCATTAGCGATAAAAGGAAGCAAAAAATTGTTGAATGCTTGGGCATTTTATGATTGGGCAAATTCGGTCTACAGTCTGGTAATAGCATCTGCCGTGTTTCCTATTTTTTACGGAGCTCTTTTTAGGGTAGCGGAAATTGAAAAGGTCACTGTTTTTGGTGGGGAAATCGCTCGGGCTCCCCTAATAAGCTACACTACATCGGCCGCATTTCTATTCATCGCCATTATTACACCGTTGTTATCCGGTATAGCCGATTATTTGGGCAACAAGAAAGTGTTTATGAAATTTTTCTGCTATCTCGGGGGGATTTCATGTATTGGCCTGTATTGGTTTTCTTTGGAAAATATTTACTTGGGGCTCATATGTTATTTCTTTGGTTTGGTTGGTTTTTGGGTGAGTTTTGCCATTAATAATTCATATTTGCCCGATGTGGCCTTCCCCGAACAGCAAGACCGCATTAGTGCCAAAGGGTTTTCTATGGGCTATATAGGCAGTGTTATCCTATTGTTGTTCAATTTGGCAATGGTCATGAAACCAGATTTTTTTGGTATAACTTCAGATGAAAGTGGAGCTGCAGAAATAAAAGCAATGAAGTACTCCTTTGTTTCGGTAGGTATCTGGTGGATAATCTTTGCACAATACACCTTTTATCACTTACCAAAGGGATACAAAAAAGAAGGTGAACGAAAAAATATAATACTCAATGGGTTTAAGGAGCTAAAAGGCGTGTGGCAGCAACTAGGCAACGAAGTAAGATTAAAACGATACCTAGGTGCGTTTTTTGTATATAGTATGGCAGTACAGACCGTAATGCTTATCGCTACATATTTTGGTGAGGAAGAGATTGATTGGGGCTCCGACAGCGAACGCACTACAGGTTTGATTATCAGTATTTTGGTCATTCAAATAGTTGCTATTTTGGGAGCTACCGTAACAGCTTGGGCATCCAACGCGTTCGGAAACATCAGAACATTGGTATTTGTTAATATATTATGGATTCTGATTTGTATCTATGCCTATTTTGTAATCACACCAAATGATTTTTATATAGCGGCGGGTTGTGTTGGGCTTGTTATGGGCGGAATACAGGCATTGTCCCGATCTACCTACTCCAAATTCATTCCCGACACAACCGATACTACTTCCTTTTTTAGCTTTTATGACGTATCGGAAAAAATAGGTATCGTTATAGGTACCTTTATGTATGGCTTTATTGCACAACTTACGGGAAGTATGAGGAATGCAACCATATTTTTGGGTTTGTTTTTCTTAGTTGGGGTTTTGATTTTGATGCGGGTACCAAAAAGGGATTAA